The following proteins are encoded in a genomic region of Fervidobacterium pennivorans DSM 9078:
- the flhF gene encoding flagellar biosynthesis protein FlhF: MIVKKYLVTDIKEAFEKIRVELGKDAVILSTRKVKKGGFLGIGAKTYLEVTAAVEEKKVPQTEEKGQIYKLQEILSKTKQPQQSSEDLTELKRMMMELKSMVATQRANEPQWVQDLRKALEKQDIDDEIAEKVIEYARVKYQELDFSNENTRLILSEMFLPFLNTSVPDVKGKVLFVGPTGVGKTTTLAKLAAKLKLNDHKRVGIITLDTYRIAAVDQLKTYAMLLDVPIRVAYTPKEAKLEVEALSDYDVILIDSAGRSQKNELHMTEIKAMAEVVDPDLVFLIVGMQYRSEDVKEITSRFSIVSPTHVVLSKMDETSSYGHFVNVPTFLNVPIAYITNGQRVPDDIMEANSRELAVLLAREVLKDARSSK; the protein is encoded by the coding sequence ATGATTGTAAAAAAGTATCTGGTGACTGACATCAAAGAAGCTTTCGAAAAGATAAGAGTCGAGCTGGGAAAAGATGCGGTTATATTAAGCACACGAAAGGTAAAAAAAGGCGGTTTCCTTGGGATAGGCGCCAAGACTTATCTTGAAGTAACGGCAGCAGTTGAGGAAAAGAAAGTGCCACAGACCGAGGAGAAGGGGCAGATTTACAAACTTCAGGAGATACTCTCTAAAACAAAACAACCACAGCAATCTTCAGAAGATTTGACTGAGCTTAAGAGAATGATGATGGAATTGAAATCGATGGTCGCAACACAAAGGGCGAACGAACCACAGTGGGTGCAAGATTTGAGAAAAGCATTAGAAAAGCAAGATATCGACGACGAGATTGCAGAAAAGGTTATAGAGTATGCCAGAGTTAAGTATCAGGAACTCGATTTCAGCAACGAAAACACTAGGCTAATACTTTCTGAAATGTTTCTTCCTTTTTTAAACACATCCGTGCCTGATGTAAAAGGAAAGGTTCTTTTTGTTGGGCCGACAGGTGTTGGTAAAACCACCACTTTAGCAAAATTGGCTGCGAAATTGAAGCTCAATGACCACAAACGTGTAGGGATTATTACACTTGACACTTACAGAATAGCCGCAGTTGACCAGTTAAAGACGTACGCGATGCTTCTGGATGTACCTATCAGAGTGGCTTACACACCAAAGGAGGCAAAGTTAGAGGTTGAGGCGCTATCTGACTACGATGTTATCCTCATCGATTCAGCAGGTAGGAGTCAGAAAAACGAGCTGCATATGACGGAAATAAAAGCAATGGCTGAGGTTGTTGACCCAGACCTCGTCTTCTTGATAGTAGGTATGCAATACAGGTCAGAGGATGTCAAGGAAATAACTAGTAGGTTCTCAATAGTTTCGCCTACGCATGTTGTACTTTCGAAGATGGATGAAACCTCTTCTTATGGACATTTTGTCAATGTTCCTACGTTCTTAAATGTTCCAATAGCGTATATAACGAATGGACAACGTGTGCCAGACGATATAATGGAAGCGAATAGTAGAGAGTTAGCTGTTCTTCTAGCACGTGAGGTGTTGAAAGATGCAAGATCAAGCAAGTAA
- a CDS encoding P-loop NTPase codes for MQDQASNLKSSDIVAVISGKGGVGKTLVATNLAAVIAENGKKVLLLDADVGFTNADILLGVYPKHSIKDFVNHKCDVQELITPTSYGVDLISLGGDVSDLLAMNEFVIKDFATSFLKLLENYDIVFMDMPPGFSNSYMPFLALVDKFIVLTTPEPTSVVNTYTMVKLLSIKGIKGEDIHIVANMVQNTKEAESLMERFSEVVEKFIGNKVSSVTMIKEHPLVVKSIHDRQLFALKYRSIQPSFSIMRIASYLLRSEVKKIQEDTLIQKFLRFFRGDNK; via the coding sequence ATGCAAGATCAAGCAAGTAACCTTAAAAGTAGCGATATTGTAGCTGTCATAAGTGGAAAAGGTGGCGTCGGAAAGACACTTGTCGCAACGAATTTGGCAGCGGTAATTGCTGAAAATGGTAAGAAGGTCTTGCTACTCGACGCGGATGTAGGTTTTACTAACGCCGATATATTACTTGGAGTTTATCCAAAACACTCTATAAAAGATTTTGTGAACCACAAGTGCGATGTTCAAGAATTGATAACACCGACAAGTTATGGTGTAGACCTTATCTCCTTGGGTGGTGATGTGTCGGACCTGCTTGCGATGAATGAGTTTGTTATCAAAGACTTTGCGACAAGTTTTCTGAAACTTCTTGAAAATTACGATATCGTCTTTATGGATATGCCACCGGGATTTTCAAATTCGTATATGCCATTTTTAGCTCTGGTTGATAAATTTATTGTTCTTACCACGCCAGAACCAACGTCTGTTGTTAACACTTATACGATGGTAAAGTTACTTAGCATAAAGGGAATAAAAGGTGAGGATATACACATTGTGGCGAATATGGTTCAAAATACAAAAGAAGCGGAAAGTCTCATGGAACGTTTTTCCGAAGTCGTCGAAAAATTCATTGGGAACAAGGTTTCGTCAGTTACTATGATAAAAGAACACCCACTTGTGGTAAAAAGCATTCATGACCGTCAGCTGTTTGCTTTAAAGTACAGAAGTATACAACCATCGTTTTCAATTATGCGTATAGCTTCATATTTATTGAGAAGTGAAGTGAAAAAAATACAGGAAGATACGTTGATTCAAAAGTTTTTGAGGTTCTTCAGGGGTGATAATAAGTGA
- a CDS encoding PilZ domain-containing protein — MTLEEYVNANLAGAVLRGFSKDGELLVRLKELKGKSIKVSFLSFASVPEVLRVDIPIEGFVLSVIGKLSGHDEGIYEYVALEKAGILQRRSKPRYAAFEACSIYGFNSLIIDVSENGCQVISEFKPKVRENVELKLKGNNDKTIEGNVMWSVEEEECYRYGIYIPNPDAFWVQLVEKYKSIGEVI; from the coding sequence GTGACGCTGGAAGAATATGTGAATGCTAATTTAGCGGGGGCGGTGCTCAGAGGTTTTTCAAAGGACGGAGAATTGCTTGTAAGGTTGAAGGAATTAAAAGGGAAAAGCATAAAGGTATCTTTTCTTTCTTTTGCATCGGTACCAGAAGTTTTGAGGGTGGATATACCCATAGAAGGTTTTGTACTTTCAGTTATAGGCAAATTATCAGGTCACGATGAAGGAATATATGAATATGTGGCTTTAGAAAAAGCAGGAATTTTACAAAGGCGTTCAAAACCGCGTTACGCAGCTTTTGAAGCGTGTTCAATATATGGTTTTAATTCTTTGATTATTGATGTTTCGGAAAACGGTTGTCAGGTGATTTCTGAGTTCAAGCCAAAAGTCAGAGAAAATGTCGAACTTAAACTCAAAGGTAACAATGACAAAACTATCGAAGGGAATGTGATGTGGTCGGTTGAAGAAGAAGAATGCTATCGATACGGTATTTACATTCCAAATCCTGATGCCTTTTGGGTGCAGCTTGTTGAAAAATACAAAAGTATAGGAGAGGTAATCTGA
- a CDS encoding flagellar brake protein: MAYVELINAEKALKIGLPALVRITMVKELEGEYKSNVVDIDLARRILFLSIPSYKGRFIPIPKGVRMTVNLFDRSSIYEFDTVSLGVIKRDNIYVIPVPFPETVRKTERRKFVRIPLYLEGRFYLSDEADAESYAFTTRNISAGGMLMVTKKYLKMGDIIYVDLKLDNELSLNKQKSKIVRQDEQTDEGFMYGVQFLDVPPSLEKALVKFIFQKEIKMKAVK, from the coding sequence ATGGCATACGTGGAATTGATCAACGCTGAAAAGGCTTTAAAAATAGGGCTACCAGCGTTGGTAAGGATAACAATGGTAAAAGAACTCGAAGGTGAATACAAAAGCAACGTTGTTGATATAGATTTAGCGAGGCGCATCCTATTTCTTTCGATTCCTTCTTATAAGGGTAGATTTATACCTATACCCAAAGGCGTTCGTATGACGGTCAACTTATTTGACCGGTCTTCGATTTATGAATTTGATACCGTTTCTCTTGGGGTTATTAAGCGTGACAATATCTATGTTATACCTGTTCCATTCCCTGAAACCGTGCGAAAAACGGAAAGAAGAAAGTTCGTTAGGATACCTCTTTACCTGGAAGGGCGGTTCTATCTCTCGGATGAAGCAGATGCCGAGTCTTACGCGTTTACCACACGTAACATTAGTGCTGGCGGGATGCTGATGGTGACGAAGAAATATTTGAAGATGGGCGATATAATATATGTCGATTTAAAGCTTGACAACGAGCTCTCGTTGAACAAACAGAAATCTAAGATTGTCCGACAAGACGAGCAGACGGATGAGGGATTTATGTACGGTGTCCAGTTCCTCGACGTGCCACCTTCTCTGGAAAAGGCGCTTGTGAAGTTCATATTCCAGAAAGAAATTAAGATGAAGGCTGTCAAATAA
- the cheC gene encoding CheY-P phosphatase CheC, producing the protein MLEKLNEAQLDAIKEVGNIGTGNAATALSMMLDKKVEISVPQVKVIPISKIPFLFENPEEVVCSVKMELKEDMTGEILLVFDPKTVKALARVLTGMEIADITEMDEFTSSMMKEIGNIMCGSYITALAGFTNLFINPEPPELIVDMISAIISEISIPLALAGEENILLVETLIEIEGLEEALQGYLLLVPSVDSLEKLLKALGM; encoded by the coding sequence ATGTTAGAAAAACTTAACGAAGCTCAGTTGGATGCAATTAAAGAAGTAGGGAATATAGGCACTGGCAACGCAGCTACAGCACTCTCTATGATGCTTGACAAAAAGGTAGAAATTTCAGTCCCTCAGGTAAAGGTGATACCTATTTCGAAGATACCTTTTCTTTTCGAAAATCCTGAAGAAGTGGTTTGCTCAGTGAAAATGGAACTCAAAGAAGACATGACTGGTGAGATACTTTTGGTCTTTGACCCAAAAACTGTTAAAGCACTTGCCAGAGTGCTTACCGGAATGGAAATAGCCGACATAACGGAGATGGACGAGTTTACGTCTTCGATGATGAAAGAGATTGGTAATATTATGTGCGGTTCCTATATAACAGCACTTGCTGGATTCACCAATCTCTTCATAAATCCGGAACCACCTGAATTGATAGTTGACATGATAAGTGCTATAATCTCTGAAATTTCGATACCACTCGCACTGGCAGGTGAGGAAAATATACTTCTTGTTGAAACGCTTATAGAGATAGAAGGATTAGAAGAAGCACTCCAAGGTTACTTACTGTTAGTACCTTCTGTAGATTCTCTTGAGAAACTTCTAAAGGCGTTGGGGATGTGA
- the cheD gene encoding chemoreceptor glutamine deamidase/glutamate methylesterase CheD, with product MKKKVIIGIGEWAVEKNPAILVTLGLGSCVGVCIRDPVAKVGGMVHVMLPDSAGRPTNTPGKFADTGVSLVVEELVKMGASRSRLEAKIAGGASMFQSGMDIGARNVEAVKGVLQRLGVKLLAEDTGGNKARSIEYDIETGKLLVRKVKTGDSVEVVEI from the coding sequence ATGAAGAAAAAAGTCATTATCGGAATCGGAGAATGGGCAGTTGAAAAAAACCCTGCAATTTTGGTTACCTTGGGTCTTGGGTCATGTGTAGGAGTTTGTATCCGTGACCCTGTTGCTAAAGTGGGCGGGATGGTCCATGTGATGCTTCCAGACAGTGCAGGTAGACCAACGAATACACCTGGTAAATTCGCTGATACGGGTGTTAGCTTGGTGGTTGAAGAACTAGTAAAAATGGGTGCATCGCGCTCAAGGTTGGAAGCAAAAATCGCAGGTGGGGCATCGATGTTTCAATCAGGAATGGATATAGGTGCAAGAAACGTTGAAGCGGTTAAGGGTGTGTTGCAAAGGCTTGGAGTTAAGTTGTTAGCGGAAGACACCGGAGGGAACAAGGCAAGGAGTATAGAATACGACATTGAAACTGGAAAATTACTTGTTCGAAAAGTTAAAACAGGGGATTCTGTGGAGGTTGTTGAGATTTGA
- a CDS encoding FliA/WhiG family RNA polymerase sigma factor encodes MILNKDAIVKEYLPLVTRLARDLKVNLPHNVEIDDLIQEGVVALLQAVDKYDPRHGATFKTYVYTRIKGAMIDYLRKLDYLPKNVRQDIKKLDNEIAEFYAKHQRLPTYEELAEILGMSVEEVEQTYNELLLKQYVNLDEYLFGVDDEGSDLSNYYEVPSSEDVKEKAWKSILYEQLVESINKLDEKEKLILSLRFEHDLSLKEIAAVLGVTESRVSQIIGAILSKLRKMLDVEEEMESSKRKAGNKDSRE; translated from the coding sequence TTGATTCTCAACAAAGATGCTATTGTTAAGGAATATTTGCCACTTGTCACACGTCTGGCTAGGGACTTGAAGGTGAATTTACCGCATAACGTGGAAATTGACGACCTTATACAAGAAGGGGTTGTAGCTCTGCTTCAGGCAGTAGATAAATACGACCCGCGTCACGGAGCTACGTTCAAGACGTACGTTTACACACGCATAAAAGGTGCCATGATAGATTATCTGAGAAAGTTAGATTATTTACCCAAAAATGTGAGGCAGGACATAAAGAAGCTGGATAATGAAATTGCGGAATTCTATGCCAAGCACCAGCGGTTGCCTACGTATGAGGAACTTGCTGAAATCTTGGGGATGAGTGTTGAAGAAGTGGAACAAACTTACAATGAGCTGTTGCTGAAACAGTATGTGAATTTAGATGAATATCTATTTGGTGTGGATGATGAAGGTTCGGATCTATCAAATTATTATGAAGTTCCGAGTAGTGAAGATGTTAAAGAGAAAGCTTGGAAATCTATACTTTATGAACAGCTCGTTGAGTCGATAAATAAATTAGACGAGAAAGAAAAACTTATCCTTTCGTTGAGATTTGAACACGACTTATCCTTAAAAGAAATTGCTGCTGTGCTTGGTGTGACCGAATCCAGGGTTTCACAAATCATCGGGGCAATTCTTTCAAAGCTTAGGAAGATGCTCGACGTAGAAGAAGAGATGGAATCATCAAAGCGTAAGGCTGGCAATAAAGATAGCCGAGAATAG
- the rsxC gene encoding electron transport complex subunit RsxC: MKLLTFKGGVHPPEKKLTEHEKIQLAPLPEKVVVLMAQHAGAPAKVVVEVGQQVKTGQVIGEPQGPVSAYVHAPVTGTVTSVAKINSAVHGMAVEAVTIERTGEDEWELLSKLDWTTASKEELIEQIKKAGVVGLGGAMFPTHVKLTPSKPVDTLIINGAECEPYLTIDHRVMLEMDEEVLEGIEITKKILGVKEVYIGIEYNKKDAIEHLERKWKGKVKVAALKTKYPQGAEKQLIKAITGREVPSGGLPMDVGVVVQNVSTMVAIKQAIVDGKPLIERGMTLTGEGVNKKGNWWVRIGTPISWIIERLGDGFVEGYNELKVLMGGPMMGIPVPSLDTPLLKGNNGITVIPEQKRESTNCIRCSYCVHVCPMNLQPYLLDLLARKKKYDEAVAIGLLDCIECGSCTYICPANVEHVKSIKLAKKVYRALRGGKK; the protein is encoded by the coding sequence GTGAAGTTGTTGACGTTTAAAGGAGGAGTCCATCCACCCGAAAAGAAGTTAACAGAGCATGAAAAGATTCAACTTGCACCACTGCCAGAAAAAGTTGTTGTGCTCATGGCGCAACATGCAGGTGCACCAGCAAAGGTCGTTGTGGAAGTTGGGCAGCAGGTGAAAACAGGACAAGTCATAGGGGAACCACAGGGTCCTGTCTCCGCTTATGTGCACGCTCCTGTCACAGGGACTGTGACAAGTGTAGCTAAAATCAACAGTGCAGTCCATGGTATGGCGGTTGAGGCTGTAACTATCGAAAGAACGGGAGAGGATGAGTGGGAATTACTATCTAAACTGGATTGGACAACAGCATCAAAAGAAGAACTTATCGAACAGATAAAAAAAGCAGGTGTTGTTGGACTTGGAGGAGCGATGTTCCCAACACATGTGAAACTAACCCCTTCAAAACCTGTTGACACACTCATAATAAACGGGGCGGAGTGTGAACCATACCTTACTATTGACCACAGAGTAATGCTCGAGATGGATGAAGAAGTGTTAGAAGGTATTGAGATTACCAAGAAGATTTTAGGTGTCAAAGAAGTTTACATAGGCATCGAGTATAACAAGAAGGATGCTATTGAACATCTTGAGAGGAAATGGAAAGGGAAGGTAAAGGTTGCCGCACTGAAGACAAAATACCCACAGGGTGCTGAAAAACAACTGATAAAAGCAATTACGGGTAGGGAAGTGCCAAGTGGCGGATTACCAATGGATGTTGGTGTAGTTGTTCAAAATGTCAGTACGATGGTTGCGATAAAACAGGCAATAGTGGATGGTAAACCCCTCATTGAGCGTGGGATGACTCTAACAGGTGAGGGTGTGAATAAAAAAGGTAATTGGTGGGTTAGAATAGGAACCCCGATATCGTGGATTATTGAAAGGCTTGGAGATGGGTTTGTCGAAGGTTATAACGAATTAAAAGTGTTAATGGGTGGACCGATGATGGGTATACCTGTTCCAAGTTTGGATACACCTCTTTTAAAAGGAAACAATGGTATTACCGTTATACCGGAACAAAAACGTGAGAGCACGAACTGTATTAGGTGTTCTTACTGTGTCCATGTGTGTCCAATGAACCTACAGCCTTACTTGCTTGACTTGCTTGCAAGAAAGAAAAAATACGATGAGGCGGTAGCTATCGGTTTGCTTGATTGTATCGAGTGTGGTTCTTGTACTTACATTTGTCCAGCTAACGTTGAACACGTCAAGTCGATAAAGCTTGCAAAGAAAGTCTACCGCGCACTGAGAGGTGGTAAGAAATGA
- a CDS encoding RnfABCDGE type electron transport complex subunit D: MKNVKLLTTSAPHLRTQDSTRKIMIDVLIALAPATIAATFFFGMYALVLSTLGMISAELIELFIMRVLRKDKNFVPNGSAAVTGLLLALNVSVATPWWVLLIGVVFAIAIVKHAFGGLGQNIFNPALAARVFLLVSFPTFMTTWYKPIASFGGWYTDAQTTATPLAMLKLQGFSKVMESTNYLDLAFGNVGGCIGETSAVLLFIGFLYLVFRGRIKVVIPATYIGSVLLIASIFYTVNPERFGSPILHVLSGGLMLGALFMATDMVTSPMTLKGQAIFGLGCGVVTMLIRYFGGYPEGVSLSILLMNALVPIIDRHTQPRIFGRRKA; the protein is encoded by the coding sequence ATGAAGAATGTAAAATTACTAACAACATCTGCACCGCATCTGAGAACTCAGGATTCGACAAGGAAGATAATGATAGATGTGCTAATTGCTTTAGCACCCGCTACCATTGCGGCTACATTTTTCTTTGGTATGTACGCATTAGTACTATCTACTCTTGGTATGATTAGTGCTGAATTGATTGAACTTTTTATAATGAGGGTTCTGAGAAAAGATAAGAATTTTGTCCCAAATGGTAGCGCTGCAGTCACAGGATTGTTGCTAGCTTTGAACGTCAGCGTGGCAACACCCTGGTGGGTACTACTCATAGGTGTGGTCTTTGCTATTGCTATCGTGAAGCACGCGTTTGGTGGACTTGGTCAGAATATCTTCAACCCAGCACTCGCGGCAAGGGTGTTCTTGCTCGTTTCTTTTCCAACCTTCATGACGACATGGTATAAGCCAATAGCATCGTTCGGTGGTTGGTATACCGACGCGCAAACAACTGCAACACCACTCGCTATGTTGAAATTACAGGGTTTCAGCAAGGTTATGGAAAGCACAAATTATCTTGATTTGGCTTTCGGAAATGTTGGTGGATGTATAGGCGAAACGAGTGCTGTTCTTTTGTTTATAGGCTTCCTTTATTTGGTTTTCAGAGGAAGAATCAAGGTAGTTATACCCGCTACTTATATCGGCAGTGTGTTACTCATCGCCTCGATATTCTATACTGTAAATCCAGAAAGATTTGGTTCACCAATCCTCCACGTGTTATCTGGTGGCTTGATGCTTGGCGCACTTTTCATGGCAACGGATATGGTCACCAGCCCAATGACACTTAAGGGACAAGCTATATTCGGTCTTGGTTGCGGTGTTGTAACGATGCTTATCAGGTATTTTGGGGGCTACCCAGAAGGTGTTTCTTTGTCAATACTTCTTATGAACGCTCTAGTGCCTATAATTGACAGACACACGCAGCCAAGGATTTTTGGGAGGCGAAAAGCATGA
- a CDS encoding RnfABCDGE type electron transport complex subunit G, protein MKENRREMLKMSITLMVYTLIAGIALGLVYTITKDRIAEAELANVISSMESLLTDENGNAIVSVDEIKKIVLSKRNEMGNVLFTDSVGTVIAPVYEFETDSAKYYLLTGYAVGYGGNVVTMAAFQLDKTTGELSLKAIKVLDYSQETPGLGAKIADPNVQKRFFPIPETGLSNGLKVDKDAGKQGIDPEEAKQEGVVKVSDVMTGATITPRAVVSSLNAMYKFLKEKYLGGEM, encoded by the coding sequence ATGAAAGAAAATAGGCGTGAAATGCTGAAGATGAGTATCACGTTGATGGTTTACACATTAATTGCGGGAATTGCTCTTGGTCTGGTCTACACGATTACGAAAGATAGAATCGCCGAAGCGGAACTTGCGAACGTCATATCTTCCATGGAAAGTTTGCTAACAGACGAAAACGGGAATGCTATTGTAAGTGTTGATGAGATAAAGAAAATCGTGCTTTCAAAAAGGAACGAAATGGGTAATGTGTTGTTCACCGACAGTGTAGGAACAGTGATAGCTCCTGTGTATGAATTTGAAACAGATAGTGCAAAGTATTATCTTCTAACCGGTTATGCGGTTGGTTACGGTGGAAACGTCGTAACGATGGCCGCATTCCAACTTGACAAAACCACAGGTGAACTGTCGTTAAAAGCTATTAAAGTGCTTGATTACTCACAAGAAACCCCGGGACTTGGTGCAAAAATAGCAGACCCCAATGTGCAGAAGAGGTTCTTCCCGATACCAGAGACGGGTCTTAGCAACGGCTTAAAGGTAGATAAGGACGCGGGAAAACAAGGAATTGATCCAGAAGAGGCAAAACAAGAAGGGGTTGTGAAGGTATCTGATGTGATGACTGGTGCAACCATCACTCCAAGGGCAGTTGTGAGTTCTTTGAACGCGATGTACAAGTTCCTTAAAGAAAAGTATCTCGGGGGTGAAATGTAA
- the rsxE gene encoding electron transport complex subunit RsxE yields MASKISEFTKGIIKENPTYVQVLGMCPTLATTTSAKNGFGMGLAATAVLVMSNIVISAIRKTVPEKIRIPIFITVIATFVTIVDLVMHAFTYDLWKTLGLFIPLIVVNCIIMGRAEAYASKHGVVDSLLDGLGMGVGFTLSLTLLGSIRELLGNGTIFDIEVWGKAFNMFVMILPPGAYLTLGLLAALFAAISINRQEKAKKKAQAQQAQQTQQIQQAQQKVGETK; encoded by the coding sequence ATGGCCTCTAAGATTTCGGAATTCACTAAGGGAATAATAAAGGAGAACCCAACGTACGTTCAGGTTCTTGGAATGTGTCCAACACTTGCGACAACAACGAGTGCAAAAAATGGTTTTGGAATGGGATTAGCTGCAACAGCTGTGCTTGTTATGTCAAATATAGTTATATCCGCCATTAGAAAGACTGTGCCAGAAAAGATAAGAATTCCAATTTTCATCACGGTAATTGCCACATTTGTTACCATTGTGGATCTGGTAATGCACGCGTTCACGTATGATTTGTGGAAAACCTTGGGACTTTTCATACCTCTTATAGTTGTTAACTGTATCATCATGGGACGGGCGGAGGCGTACGCTTCAAAACACGGAGTCGTTGATTCATTACTTGATGGATTAGGCATGGGGGTTGGTTTCACACTTAGCCTTACGTTGCTCGGTAGTATAAGGGAACTTTTAGGTAACGGGACGATTTTTGATATCGAGGTCTGGGGTAAGGCATTCAATATGTTCGTTATGATTCTTCCACCAGGCGCTTATCTGACCCTCGGTCTCCTAGCAGCGCTCTTTGCGGCGATTTCAATTAATCGCCAGGAAAAGGCAAAGAAGAAAGCCCAAGCTCAACAAGCGCAACAAACTCAACAGATTCAACAGGCTCAGCAAAAGGTAGGTGAAACTAAATGA
- a CDS encoding electron transport complex protein RnfA — MKLFLILLSAMLVNNYVFVRFLGICPFLGVSKKTSTAVGMGLAVIFVLVMSSAISWGLDLLLVKLQLEFLRTIVFILVIATFVQFVEAFLKKNNPTLYEALGIYLPLITTNCIILGIAIVNSLSKYTFFEAIFNALGAGLGFLLALVIFSGIRERLELYDVPRPFLNLPISMITASLLSLAFMGFQGMIK, encoded by the coding sequence ATGAAGTTGTTCTTGATTTTGCTATCGGCAATGCTTGTCAATAATTATGTGTTCGTCAGGTTCTTGGGGATTTGTCCATTCTTGGGTGTTTCGAAAAAAACATCTACTGCCGTTGGAATGGGGCTTGCAGTTATATTCGTATTGGTTATGTCTTCCGCCATTTCTTGGGGTCTTGATTTGTTGCTTGTAAAACTTCAGCTGGAGTTTCTAAGGACCATAGTTTTCATACTTGTTATTGCAACGTTTGTGCAGTTTGTTGAGGCTTTCTTGAAAAAGAATAATCCAACACTTTACGAAGCGTTGGGTATCTACCTACCGTTGATAACAACAAACTGTATCATTTTGGGTATAGCGATAGTGAATAGTTTGTCTAAATACACGTTCTTTGAGGCTATTTTTAACGCACTTGGTGCAGGTCTCGGATTTTTACTGGCTCTGGTCATCTTTTCAGGTATCAGGGAAAGGCTTGAACTCTACGATGTGCCAAGGCCGTTCCTTAACCTTCCAATATCTATGATAACGGCTTCTTTACTTTCTCTTGCATTCATGGGATTTCAGGGAATGATAAAATAA